A genomic window from Cytobacillus suaedae includes:
- a CDS encoding redoxin domain-containing protein: MPVWQSLYEELKDENFIIIAVAFDTGGISVVKEWIDKANPTYPCLIDKSHIIAELYNMVNVTNAVWINEEGKIVRVAEPAGWNDGWRTNNLSGLEESKNNYYNTLRKWVQTGDTNKYVLQANKENNRISGPTYEQSLAAANFKMGIYLTELEKVEKARNYFNKAIELYPESWNFKRQSWSLIESQEEQRSKFKEALKELEDKPYYPLIEYND, encoded by the coding sequence CTGCCAGTTTGGCAGTCTCTTTATGAAGAATTGAAAGATGAAAACTTTATTATTATAGCCGTTGCCTTTGATACGGGAGGTATATCAGTTGTTAAAGAATGGATTGACAAAGCGAACCCTACATATCCGTGTCTTATTGATAAAAGTCACATTATTGCAGAATTATATAATATGGTGAATGTAACAAACGCTGTATGGATAAATGAAGAAGGTAAAATTGTAAGAGTGGCTGAACCTGCTGGATGGAATGACGGTTGGAGAACAAACAATCTTTCTGGATTGGAAGAGTCAAAAAACAACTATTACAATACTTTGCGAAAATGGGTTCAAACTGGAGATACAAATAAATATGTTCTCCAAGCAAATAAAGAAAACAATAGAATATCCGGACCTACCTATGAACAGTCCCTTGCTGCAGCAAATTTCAAGATGGGAATCTATTTAACAGAGCTTGAAAAGGTAGAAAAAGCAAGAAACTATTTTAATAAGGCGATCGAACTGTACCCAGAGAGTTGGAACTTCAAGCGCCAATCGTGGTCATTAATAGAGTCACAAGAAGAACAAAGAAGTAAATTCAAAGAGGCCCTTAAAGAATTAGAAGATAAACCCTATTATCCATTAATAGAATACAATGATTAA
- the rlmD gene encoding 23S rRNA (uracil(1939)-C(5))-methyltransferase RlmD: MTNTQVPVAKNEYYDVTFEDLTHDGAGVAKVEGFPIFVQNALPEERAKIKIIKVKKGYAFGRLIELQEKSQDRVDAPCPLYKECGGCQLQHLSYNGQLKAKQKQVQDVLARIGHLKDIHVHPVLGMEDPWRYRNKAQVPVGEREGGLVAGFYQQRSHEIINMEACLIQQEKNDQVIQTVKAICEKYGVTAYNEEKYKGTIRHIMARYGLVTNEIMVVLITKTNELPNKEKIIEEIHTNLPNVKSIVHNINQKRTNVIFGDETNVLWGEEYIYDYIGDIKFAISARSFYQVNPEQTKVLYDKALEYANLTGEETVIDAYCGIGTISLFLAQKAKKVYGVEIVPEAIEDAKRNALLNGIENAEFAVGESEVVIPRWKAEGIKADVIVVDPPRKGCDEALLNTIIEMKPKRVVYVSCNPATLARDLKILEDGGFKTVEVQPVDMFPHTTHCEAVAKIEFRIE; this comes from the coding sequence ATGACCAATACGCAAGTTCCAGTTGCAAAGAATGAATACTATGATGTTACCTTTGAAGACCTTACTCACGATGGAGCTGGGGTGGCAAAGGTTGAAGGGTTTCCGATCTTTGTGCAAAACGCCTTACCAGAGGAACGAGCTAAAATAAAAATAATCAAGGTGAAAAAAGGCTATGCCTTTGGCCGCTTAATTGAACTTCAAGAAAAGAGCCAAGACCGAGTGGATGCCCCATGTCCACTTTATAAAGAATGTGGTGGATGTCAGTTGCAACATCTAAGCTATAATGGGCAACTAAAAGCAAAACAAAAGCAAGTACAAGATGTCTTAGCGAGAATTGGGCATCTGAAGGATATCCATGTACACCCTGTATTAGGAATGGAAGATCCATGGAGATACCGTAACAAAGCACAGGTTCCTGTAGGGGAACGAGAAGGCGGCCTAGTTGCAGGATTTTATCAACAACGAAGCCATGAAATCATTAACATGGAAGCCTGTTTAATTCAGCAAGAAAAAAATGATCAGGTGATCCAAACGGTTAAAGCAATCTGTGAAAAATATGGTGTAACTGCCTATAATGAGGAAAAGTATAAAGGAACGATTCGTCATATTATGGCTCGTTATGGATTAGTTACCAATGAAATCATGGTTGTTCTAATTACAAAAACAAACGAGCTTCCAAATAAAGAAAAAATTATCGAAGAAATCCATACAAACCTACCAAATGTAAAATCAATTGTTCATAATATTAACCAGAAGCGAACAAATGTTATTTTTGGTGACGAAACCAATGTCCTATGGGGTGAAGAATACATTTATGATTACATAGGAGACATTAAGTTTGCGATTTCAGCACGGTCCTTTTATCAAGTAAATCCTGAACAAACAAAGGTGCTCTATGATAAGGCACTGGAGTATGCAAATCTAACCGGCGAGGAAACGGTCATAGATGCGTATTGTGGAATCGGAACGATTTCCTTATTCTTAGCCCAAAAAGCTAAAAAAGTATATGGGGTAGAGATAGTTCCAGAAGCAATTGAAGATGCAAAAAGAAACGCGTTGTTAAATGGAATTGAAAACGCAGAATTTGCTGTAGGCGAATCGGAAGTTGTCATCCCAAGATGGAAAGCAGAAGGGATTAAAGCTGATGTGATTGTCGTAGATCCTCCTCGTAAAGGGTGCGATGAAGCACTGCTAAATACAATTATAGAAATGAAGCCTAAGCGGGTTGTATATGTATCCTGTAACCCTGCAACTCTTGCTAGGGATTTAAAGATCCTTGAAGATGGTGGGTTTAAGACAGTTGAAGTTCAGCCGGTTGATATGTTTCCACATACAACGCATTGTGAGGCTGTTGCAAAAATTGAGTTTAGGATTGAATAA